CTCTTGGGTCAACGGTTAATATATACCCATCTTCTGTCGCAATTAGGCAAATATTGTTGTCAAATTCAGAATAATCTACGCAGTTTAACCCTCCATTATCATGACTGTAACTATAAATTGACTTTGAACCTGTTGGAAGTCAATCTGTTTTTATAAAGTACAAACTCTCTAGATCGTAAATAAACATGAGACCATCTTCCGAAGATGAAGCAAGTTGACTCGCAGAATGGTTGAACGCCAATCCGTAACTGAAAATAATATTACACACAATGATATTTACCCTTCAGCTGTATGACCCTTGAGAATGGCAATTGGTTTAACATCTAGTTCTGTATTATAGAATGTTTTTACTTGGCAACCACCGTTTGAATTTTGTGATAGGTTCTTCAAACCAAAGAGATAGACTAAAAGAGTATTAGTAACTTAAGTTACGTATTCTTACCTTCCGTTGTCTTTGCAGCCATTATGATGGAACCATGATCATTAGTTGTAGACAAGATCCTGAATGCAAATGTAATGATACATGGAGACAAACCTATTAACATCGCCTTCCAGACGTATTGTACCTACACACTGGTACATTGGATCGTTGTTATTGCACGGTAGAGGAAATCCTTCATAATCTGAGCATTTACAGTAGCGTCTAAGTTCTTCTTTGAGGGGTTCCGAGGGCACCGTTACCTGTGATTTATACATATTAGGGAATCTCGCAGATATATACATCTATTACGTAAATTGAGACATCTTCTTCAGTTTCTCTTTGTAAACCACACGCTATTTGTTGATTAGATAGACCGTTGTCGTTATTTTCACTATAGTAAAATTATAAAACCAgcaaaacaaacttttctaGCATTTGTGTAAACTCTACACAGAGAGGTTGTTGAGGAAGTCTAATAGAACTTATAAAGTCATACAAAACACGGGTGTTTACTATCCAATTATGACGTTGGTCCTCCATTAGCACTTCTTATTGTTAATAGCACTTAAGTCCAAGTGTGTTTAAtggaatttataaatcttatattttaatgctaTTACGATTATTTATTACTTGTATGTTTACTTATTCACACCACCTTGGGTCTTGGGACGACGCTTgacatcttcttccttgagCTACACAAATTAAATATGAACTTCAAAAGAACCTACCTTTATAATACCAATACTCTTCCGTGTATTTGACATTAAAAGTTTGTTAAGTCCCTTTTGCCAATCATAACTGGTAGCATAAGCTAAGAGATTATTTTCCGAACTGAACCGAACATCTACAACTGGAGCATTTACATTATTAAACGGTTTTATCTTTGTTTTGTTGTCTTTATCCCATATAGTAAAGCTTCCATCACCTCCACCGGTAACAAATGTACCGTAGACAGTATTAAAATCTACTGCATTCACAGCGTAAGCAACTGAGGGGCCAGAAGATATAGAGCGATGACATTTGAAAGCAAAATTTGGTGCATCAGGTCCTTCTACAAAATGATTAACAAAACAACGGCCAGCAATATTTGCGAATACAACGCCAACTTTTGTATTCAAATCCGGAAATAGGGATAGAGAACGAAGTTGACCCTTATGATTGGGAGTTATTGTCGCCTTAACACTAGAGTGTTGAATTTTTTGTAAATCCCACGCATGTATTCTTTCTTCACTGTCTGCAACACAAATCAAATTAGGCTTAAAATCTGATGCAAATATTTTGGCTCCTACATTCTCTGTCCAAACAGGTGTCTCCTGCCTCCCGTCCCAAAGAGATACAGAACCATCCCAGCTGGTTGTTATCAACAAGTTGTAAATAGATGCCCAATGTATCCCGGAGATGGGTTTCTGGTGCCTGGCCACTATCATTCCATTTGCTCCTGAATTCAAATCATAAGCCGTGACATTATTGGTACAGCCACCACCAAACAACTTGGTCCCATCCTATGCAAATATTATATATAACGAATGTATGCATACCGAAGTGAAACAAGATGTAAGCACTGGAGCATCTTGGCGAAGAACCATAACCATTTCTGATGCTATGGAGTTTCtgagtgaagatgaaagCTTCCATATTCGTAGGGTTTTATCCCAACTACCAGCAGATAATAATAAAGGGTTGGAGGTAGAACTCCATCTTATATGCGATATGGCATCATCTGGTAGATTGGTCAAAAAGTGGGTTTTGGATTGATCATCCAAATTATTACGAAAAAAAGCCATTAAAACGACTACCGCGAGTTCAAAAGAGTATATTGAAGTTGGTGAATTAATATAGCACCTGCTATAGACACATTCAACGAGTTCATGAAGGGATGCATAGGCAACGCTACCCTGCAGATTTTAATAAGTTTACAAGAACCATACCTTctagaaaatgacaaaaTCCTAGTATCTGGACCTTCGGATTCGTTCCCTAATATTATACAAAGTCCTTTTCCCTTGAACTTTATAGAGTCTATAGGGTCTCCCTCTATATGGGCAACTACCGGTAAGAGGTTCTTCCTTTTACAAAATTGTTTCAAATCGTTAACAGTTCCACATTTATGTGGAATAAGAAATTGAAGCCCCCCAGTTACCGAAGAAACCTTCCAATTAAACGGCTCAGTGGTACCTTTCAAATAATACAACAAATCAACATTCAATGCCAATGATGTGCGTATCAATGAGCCCAAATTGTTcgtatattttatattatcAAAAGCAACTACTAACCTATAGAAAAGTTTAAACTAATTATATAACAAACCTAGGTTTACGACAGTCGGAAGGTTCAGGAATTGTGATTTCAGCTATTGTATCTACAACTTGATAAGCCTCTTTGGTACCCCTTAGACAATGTTGTAATATATGTTTCTCAACCAGTTGTATCCTGGAAAATCTCTGAGTATACGTGGGATTAGAGAGTACAAAGTCTATCAATTCTTTGTCAGTAGTCAAGATATTATCGAATTTAGCATCCGTGTGTATGAACGTGTGTTTAACGATACTTGAATTAATTATAAGCCGTTTGCAAGTATGTTTACGATATGAAGGACTACTTCTTAGTTTCCACAGATGTTTCAACAGCGGATTTTTTAGTATAGTTTTCGAGAGCTTGTAAGGGTTGCTGTTGAAGACAGTCAGCTGGTTCAGATGAAATGGTCTAATCTTTTTCAGTACCTTGCTTGAATCCGTAGTTGAAATCGCATCTACTTTGACAGGATCTAGTTCAGAATTAGAATTATCAATCCATTCGGGCAATATGAACTCCTTCAAAGCAGAATTATTACCTATAGGGACAATGTATATCGCTCTTACAGCAATAAGACAATACCATTGCAGGACGAATTGAATCTATAGATGCTAGTCGTAATGTTAGGTATAAATGACTTATTCTGGACGCAAAAACGGCTATTTAGAATTATTTTATTTCCAGTGAACAGAAAAAATTGTGAAAGCATCACAGTTTCGTGTATTAGAGCAAAGTTCGCTAAAGGAGGATCGTCAATAAAAATAAATTGCAATTGATTTGAAATCCTCAATTGTAAACTCAAAAGATAACCACATACCGATGGAGACTAATGCTATGAAGGAGCATATAGGGTAAATCTAGTAACTAAAATCTCCGCGTACATTTAATCTTCTACTAAAATAGGTTACTAGTTAGCAACCAAAAGGACCATTTATGGTACCTACTATACTcacatttataatcttACTCTTGTACACTTGCAGACACATTAATGTAACCAAAAGGACCTCTTTATCTAATTTGGTCCCGGGAAACAGTTATTTTATAGTATCTGGGATAATACATCCGGTTGACAGAGGATGTTTCATAAGAAATGGCTCGGACAGTCTGAGATTCTCTACTGGTAGACTATATGCAGTGCCAAAAAAGAAACCCTCTCGTAGAAGGACGCGAATAAGAAAAACTGCTTGGATGAAGAGGTACCCAAACTACAGCAAGAAGGTACAGTTAAGCCCCTTATCCTTATTTATGTTAACCTTCAGCCCATCATGCTTGATATTTTCGATATTACGAAATATACCGATGGAACACTCACTAAAGCTAGAAGTACACACCAGAGCTGGCTAAATTTACCGAATACATCACTGGACGGAGAGCACGTTTTGAATAAGGAAGTGCAACCAAACTGGTAAAGGTTACAAATTGTGTTGGACTAGCGAAGATTTAAAGTAAATTCAGCAGACTAATTCTTTAACTTGTACTCTATGTCAGGAATTGGAATGTAGTAGACAGATTCTCTAGCTTTTGATCTTTTCTAATGGCGAACACAGTGGAAACCGCAGGAAACCATACCTGCGAGTATTGTGAAGACCTGCGGCTTACTAGGGTTGATAGGTTAGAAGAAGCCTGGCTGCTGCACTGTGCATATTGGTGCCCTGGTAGTTCAGTGTTTGCATGTTCTTGATGTTATAGATGTTGTATTGACTATATTCTTGCTTTTAACCAAGCGTTTCGCTAAAAACACTAAATTTAATAGTTACTATTCATTGCTATACCACAGCGCTTATTCTTTGGGATACCAATTAGTACGTAGCGCGGTAGTTGTTTGTTTGTTCACTGCCTTCTTCTTGGATATATCATTTATAGGAAAATGTTTGATTGTTGCTCTGGTATTGGATttgttgaggaagaagaatctgtTCTTGCTCACAAGTCTGTTTTGGCCGATGCTGGTATCGACACACAAGATATCAAGAATCTCGATGTAGGTCATTACCAAATCCTCGAGCCAATTACTCAGGTAAATTTTGATCTTTAAACTTTAATTCTGTGCAGACTAAAGTAATTGAAATCGAGAGGGAAATCATTGAGGAGAAGATTGTGGAAGTTCCAGAGGTCCACGTCGTTGACAAATATGTTGACGTGGAAGTTCCCGTAGTAAAGTACAAGCCAGTTtataagaagaaggaagTTGTTGTTGAAAAAGTCAGACATGTTCCCAAAATTATCTACGAAGATAAGATCGTTGAGGTTCCTCAGGTTCAATACGTTGAGAAGGAGGTGGATGTGCCACAGTATGTAACAAAGGAGAGAATTGTTGAAGAACCCAAGGTTATGGTTGTAGAGCATGTAATTCCCGTGCTCAAGGTCAAAAAGGCTGATCACGCAGTCGAGATTGATGGAGCAGGTGCTGAATGGCTCCAAGAAGACGCCAGGGCAGCAGCTGCCGACGATGATGGTACGAATCAATATGATTAATTCATAAATTTACAGATGAAAGAGTGACTTCTAGGGCATGCTGTACAAATTAGAGTGCCTTTTGATCATCTTGTGATTATTACCTCACATTAACTTTTCTAACACATTCGTCATTTATTCTTACACATTATGCTTATCCTGAGTTTACTCTTGTTAGTTTGTGGCTATTCAATTTCTCTGGAATCACCTTTTATTTTGTCTGGTTCTATTGATCCTTTGAtcctttccagattctcaaaGTCCCTCtttttggagatattttTGAACTACAAGTCTTCCAATGTTTTCATTTAGAACTCGTTACTGGGTTATATTCCCATTATGTTTAATTTAACGGGCCTGCTTTTGACTATTGTTCCCTTCTTCCCGGTTTTCTGAGGGAAGTACTCTTTTGGAAGGCTCGGTGGAAAAGTTGTTGCTTGATGATGTTTTAttagaggaggaagaatgtaCCTTTATAGGTGACTTGTTACGATATTTGTACCATATTAGACTGCTTTTTACTAGAAACAACTGCAGCTTGGAAGATACACTTCTTTCCTCAAAAGTCTATCTTTTATTTGAATTTTTGGAACAATCAACTAACCCATCACATTCACATTGCTTTGAGATATTTTTGGCCTACACATATGATATTTTGTGCCGTGAATCGTTCAGGGTTAAAGGATACTGGAGAAACAATCCATTTCCCAATTAGAAAAATATACGCAATTGCCGACACTTTCTCTCTTATTTTGCCTTATATTATTTCTTATTTGCATAAAGGGAACAAAATTATTAATGGCATTCCAAATTCTTACTATTTCTGTTCCAGTCTTGTACAAATGTAGTTACCTGGAGACTTCTTTGTCTCTATTCCTTAGTTTTATTTCACTTGTTCTGTGCGCAACATACACTTTAAATATACTGCACAGAAATACAGAATAATTTCAAAACTTAAAGTTTTAGAGGTTTTTGTTGAAGTTTGCTAATTTTTCTTTAATTTCACTGAGATCGAAATCTAAAGTACCATCGCTAACACAATTTGGTTTCTGAAAACGAATTTTTTGCGGGTGTATAATGCTTACAGTTTGTTGGTACGAACTATTTTTGAACCCTATTTGGGATGGATTTTGGAATAATTTAGCGATGGAATGTTTAGCTGCATCAATTTTTGCATCGCGTAATTTATCTGGATCTGTGATATCCATGTGTGGTGACGATGAATTTGGTGCACCCCTAGGCGGTTTCACTGTATTTTTGTTGTTGCCAGGTCCACTTGGCCAGTACTCATCAGTAACTTTCTGCGAGGTTTCGTTAGAAAACGGATTGAAGTCCCCGGGTAATCCATAACTTCCTGCGTTTCCCGATTGATTAAGGACTGGATTACTAAAGAATATTATTTGGTAAACGATTATACAAACACTTGGTTATCAAAATCGAAAATATTTGTTTGTCGActgtatttttaaagtttgtaaaaatCATCATCAGCATACCTTTTATCATCTGCTTGATGTGGCCTCGTTTGAGCTGCCATTGGTGCCCTAGAAAAATTAGCCGATTTATTTAGTATAATATCACGTGGATTATATCCTATAGTATTTTTCGGTGGGAACAACAGCATACCCTTTGCTAATAATGTACACGGTTCTTCTATTCCATCCATAGAGTATATACGTTTCTCATACTTATTTCTTATCCACACTTCCATATCGCTGAAAAGAGTGCATTACAGACGAGTGTATACGAACCTTGGTGCCGTAGTTACATGATATTTCGGTATATTTGGGGGTAATTTGTGGAGGTAGTACGCGTTAGCAACTTCATTTCCAATACTCATAAGAACCTGTAGTTTTATAATTATTGTAGTCAATTCATACCTTTATCCACTCAGGCTTGAGGTTATCTAGTGTGAGAGATTTTACTTGGGACAGATGTACACCCAGAGTTCTATGAATCCCAGAGCAATTTATACAGAGTAGTACACCCAAATTTACGCTTGCCCATCTCGGCGCCCTGCTACCACAGTCGGCACAAAAGTTGTTCCCGTCAATGGAACAAACTTTGCCAATAAAATCAGTCCCAGACATTCTTACAGAACACTTAATTGTACTTGTACATTATCCTACCAAATCCTTTGCATACTACAGATATATGGATGTGAATTGGATTCTTTTACTTCTACACTTAATGGCCCACACCACATCCAGGTGGATCAAACAGTTTGTGGACGGTCgatatacacatttattCCAACACTAATAATTATTGTTTTTTACACACTTAATGAATATCTGGGTAGTTTAGAACATTTTTGATGCAACTTTTCCATGGGTGAGACAAATGACCGCTTTTACTACccagattcttctttgCATGATGTCAAAGAGGATGTTTTACCAGATGTACACATAGAAGCTCAAACAGGAGACTGGCATACGTCCTCTACTTTCAAAGAGAGCAACTCGTTGGGTTCATTACTTTCTAATGAGCTACCTTGGCAAGTAAAATGGTATTTAAAGCTTAATCCCTCTAAAAGTCCAGAAGAATTACGCATAGATCCATCATGGAGCTACGAAACTCCGAAACTAGAGACGTTTATGGGAAGACGTGAAAATAACAGTCCTGAGATCACTCTTACCCTAGAATCAGGAAAGACACATTTGCAAACCCTAAAGACAATATCTTCATGTATACTATCTGGAGTTACACAGGAGTCCCTCAAGGCTCAAGCATTTAATCGCAGTACAGAAAAGAAAACCTCCGACGATGGAACCGCCAGCATATTATCGGCACAGTTCCAAATGCCATCTAACGAGGATGGTAAAACAAAGCACTCCATATTGGAGTCACTAAATATTGCAAACAATAAAAAGACAAAGGCTGGATACAGTAGAAAATAATTTATAATGTTTTTTCAACGTTGTCTCTAACCAATACATTAGATACTCTTGTGTCTGATTTTATAATATCATTCAAGGTCCCCAGTAATTCCAAAAGTGTCTAATTTATTACTGTTAGATATAGCTTTAAACTTACTCCTTTTATTTGTTCAGCAGCCTTATGAGGGTTTAGTTCGTGGCTGCTCTCCTTGTTGACAGTATCTTCACctttttcctcttcctcttcccCCTCTCCATATTCATcgtcttcttcatcttcatcatttcccAGATGACTAGACTGCATGAATCTGGATGGCTCAGTTGCATCATCGCCAACAGGATTCTCAGAATTTTCTTCAGCTGTGTTTTCTGCATCATCTTTGGGGCTCTCATCTTTAATGTCAATTTTAGAGTGACAATATCCATCTATAATATATTCTAGCGCATTCAGTGCAGCATAAACTTGTTCTGAAAAATATTAAGGATGAAAAAATCCTACCTGGAGTAGATAAGTCATCCGGTTCCGATATCGGCAAATTTTTTTGTCTACCTCTGTACAAATATTATAAAAAGATACATTAATATACCTCTCATATAAGCTTCTGGTAGCACTAATGATAGACTTCATGGGATCGACtttctcttccttatcATTATCTTTAGGAATTGTGGTAGTATTATTTGTGATGACAATATTCCCTTCACCTATACAATACATTACATCCCTTAGATACATCGTACCTGGAACCTTTGGTATAGAATGTGAATCTGTATGTGTATGAGGATTATCACCAGACTCATTGGTAGTGGCATTTTTGTAgctatttttaatatcttcTGCCATTGTTTTGGTTTCATCAGCTTTCTTAATCATGTCACCGGCATCTTGATGCATGTTATGAATCTGCTCATCTTTGTTTATATCATCGACTATTTTATTGTTGCTATCGTTATCACCCTTTTTGGTATGTTGATTTATGTCTACATTTTCGGTTCTTGCTGAGGAATGATCGTATGGACTTTCTTTTGGTTCCTTATAGTTATCAAATTGATTGGATGGTTCTGGATTATATTTGCGATTCTCTgtttcattttctaggtTGTTATGTTCCTCCGTCTGACCTTGTTGATCATCCTATTAAAGTAGTGAAGTATTATAATTGAAAATATACACACATTTACTTCCTCTCCAGGTTCGTAGGTTGATGATTGCTGGTTTGTATCCTCCGAATCTTGGTCATTCTCAACACTCGGATGAATGTGAgttttggaaaagtttaGAATCTTGGATTGCGATAGATGAGGCTCCAACCGATAGAGTAGCTTACATAAAACATCTGAAACAAAACAACTAAATATCACAAATCCTAATAGGTAGTATGTGTGCATCATTTGTATGTCTTTTATATAAATTGAGATGTAGACGTACACGAGAGCTATTTAGTCAAAATACAAcacaaaagaagaataatACATCATATTTTATTGTAAACACAAcataaaacaaaaatgtgttGTGATTAATACGAGAACGGCAACGTTACAAGGTAAAGTGGTGGAAAACCATTCTTGTGCTCCCATAGTAAGGTTGAACCACAAATTACCAACTATTCCATGTTATATTTACGttatttatcatttttttGATATACTCATGTAAAACGTCCGAATTGATGTTGTTACATACAAGGGCGAACGCTAGATGATGTTGTAGAATATGTTTCGTCTTTTAATATAGATAGCGCTTTTGGATTTCCACAGAAACTATAGTTTTTTCGGAATTGTCCATTGTTATGCGTTAAGACTCCTATATTTAGGGATAATATAGATCTTTAACTTCGACAATAGAATCCTAATATTACAACCGAGGGACATTTTAAAGTCAGAATATTTTGGGATGTATGATAGCATTTAGTGGCTTTCGTTGGCTTGTTTCGCCAAAATTAGCACTAACTCTCGTTTTAATGCTTTCGACCATCAATGTACACTTTTTGAATGCGATTTTACACTGCAATGGGAGAATTATAACTGGAAAATACGATAACAAAGCGTTCATCATTCCAAACACATCACAGAATTCCATTTATATTTCTAGGTCACCTCAACGCAAATTTTATACACATGGAGCATTAAAGAATGCGACTTTAGGGCAAAATTCAGTGGCGAAAAGTGAAGGTTCTTTGTTATCTAAGATATGGTCATCAATAAAATCTGTTTTTTTAAAGAAGtcaaagaatataaagtCTGTAAATTTTCAGAAAAAACATTTCTTTGGGAGCACAATCCCAGAAGgttcatcttcaggatCCTCTTCATATTTCAAATCTATGCCAACACAGAATCTATCGGATAATATAATACACCAGAATTTTAGGAATGATAACACGACACTCCTACAAACTCTCCCAGCTGAATCACCCTACGAAAATTTGGTACGTTTTACCCCGTCGGAAATCCTTGCAAAATTCATGGATTTGGCATCTCCAAGGGTTAAAGACGCTGTGAGAACAATAGTTGGGTCTTTAGTAGGGTCATTTTATAGATATAGTATAGAAACAACACTGATTACAACAACAGACAGATTGGCTTCGTTGATTTACAATTTACAAATGACAGGATATATGCTTTGTAATGCGGAATTTCGATATTCTTTGTCACAACACTTTGCACCTAAAAAGAAAGATTTAGACAGGGATGATTCAGTAGCAGATAGTCCTCAGAAGATGAGCGGTTCCAAGACCTCACAAATAAATGTAGTTTCAAGCAGACCAGACAATAATACCGTGGCAATTCCTTCAGGTTTAGAAAATAATGAGGGGGATTTGTTATCTTATATCAGGAAGCTTCCTGAGGAACATGCCAATGGACTTTTTGATTATTTAACAACGGATGTGATAGATGCTATGAAGGCTTCTGCCGATACAGCTATTGAAACTTTGACAGCTGGTGTAGTGACTTCTGCTCCAATGAATCCTCAAAGTTCTAGAATGATAGTTCAACAAACTGGAACATCTGCTATGCAACTCTGTTTCTGGCAGCTAGCGCTGGGATATTGTTTTCGTGATCTTGAAGCCAAGATTGAACTAAATGAAGCTCTGAAtagaaaataaaatgtaATATATTAAATTTCTATTTATATTGCGATTTTTTGTTTCTTTGTGTCTGGTTCACAagaatctttatcatcaatattTGTATGTTCCTCGAGGAACCTGAGTATATTAAATAATCCTTGATTAAATTCGAATGATGTATCATTAGTACTTGATAATTGATTCAAGACAGATTTCATGGAGACAATTTGGTTATATGGAATAGGAACATAATCCTGTAAATCGATTGAGTCAAGATTCATGGCATCTAGAGTCTTGAGTAGATATTCAACACTTTCAGAGGTTACATATAAGTTTGCGAACGTGGCCCCTTCATCCCTTCCTGAAGGAAGTATCCTCAAAAAGTCAAATAACGCCTTGGAAGGAGTTCCAGATGCATCAAGTGCCCTAGATTTAGGGGGAAGAAGTGGTCTTTTAGTACCATGTAGCTGCACTAGTGCCTCCAAAGACGTTGTCAAAGTAGGATCAACCGGAGATAAACGTGAAATATTCGGCCTTGCTATCTTTAGACTGTAATTTCTTTTGGCATCTTGCGTCTCGTTTGAAGGAATAACTTCTGTGGGTTGCATTGTTTCCATAATGCTCGTGGTTGTAGTTCCTTCAGTGACCTCGCCAGATTTTCCAGATTTACTTTTGAAAAAGAATATATTGTCAAGATCAGCAAAGCTTACACCAGCACAAAACAGTTTCTTACGAGATTCAATAATAGAGTTAAGTTCGGTCACAGCTTTACGTTTGGA
This region of Theileria equi strain WA chromosome 1, complete sequence genomic DNA includes:
- a CDS encoding chromatin assembly factor 1, putative (encoded by transcript BEWA_033350A); the encoded protein is MEDQRHNWIVNTRVLYDFISSIRLPQQPLCVEFTQMLENENNDNGLSNQQIACGLQRETEEDVSIYVIDVTVPSEPLKEELRRYCKCSDYEGFPLPCNNNDPMYQCVGTIRLEGDVNRILSTTNDHGSIIMAAKTTEVYLFGLKNLSQNSNDVKPIAILKGHTAEGYGLAFNHSASQLASSSEDGLMFIYDLESSKSIYSYSHDNGGLNCVDYSEFDNNICLIATEDGYILTVDPRENGPVSRTKRNKGAQNAISTTSFNSNIFASGDVEGVVQLWDQRNLVEPVHEIKAHPEPIVRLHFNKLSSSLIASASEDSTVCIFDLDSAGKDIEYEEQDVDDDSPPELIFTHNGHQEKIYDFSWSSNEDTDTFITSVGEDYVLQMWQMTADVIDYSSEDE
- a CDS encoding hypothetical protein (encoded by transcript BEWA_033360A); translation: MAFFRNNLDDQSKTHFLTNLPDDAISHIRWSSTSNPLLLSAGSWDKTLRIWKLSSSLRNSIASEMVMVLRQDAPVLTSCFTSDGTKLFGGGCTNNVTAYDLNSGANGMIVARHQKPISGIHWASIYNLLITTSWDGSVSLWDGRQETPVWTENVGAKIFASDFKPNLICVADSEERIHAWDLQKIQHSSVKATITPNHKGQLRSLSLFPDLNTKVGVVFANIAGRCFVNHFVEGPDAPNFAFKCHRSISSGPSVAYAVNAVDFNTVYGTFVTGGGDGSFTIWDKDNKTKIKPFNNVNAPVVDVRFSSENNLLAYATSYDWQKGLNKLLMSNTRKSIGIIKLKEEDVKRRPKTQGGVNK
- a CDS encoding RNA methyltransferase, TrmH family member protein (encoded by transcript BEWA_033370A), with translation MLSQFFLFTGNKIILNSRNNSALKEFILPEWIDNSNSELDPVKVDAISTTDSSKVLKKIRPFHLNQLTVFNSNPYKLSKTILKNPLLKHLWKLRSSPSYRKHTCKRLIINSSIVKHTFIHTDAKFDNILTTDKELIDFVLSNPTYTQRFSRIQLVEKHILQHCLRGTKEAYQVVDTIAEITIPEPSDCRKPRLVVAFDNIKYTNNLGSLIRTSLALNVDLLYYLKGTTEPFNWKVSSVTGGLQFLIPHKCGTVNDLKQFCKRKNLLPVVAHIEGDPIDSIKFKGKGLCIILGNESEGPDTRILSFSRRVALPMHPFMNSLNVSIAGAILIHQLQYTLLNSR
- a CDS encoding hypothetical protein (encoded by transcript BEWA_033380A), with the protein product MKRYPNYSKKPIMLDIFDITKYTDGTLTKARSTHQSWLNLPNTSLDGEHVLNKEVQPNW
- a CDS encoding hypothetical protein (encoded by transcript BEWA_033390A) gives rise to the protein MFDCCSGIGFVEEEESVLAHKSVLADAGIDTQDIKNLDVGHYQILEPITQTKVIEIEREIIEEKIVEVPEVHVVDKYVDVEVPVVKYKPVYKKKEVVVEKVRHVPKIIYEDKIVEVPQVQYVEKEVDVPQYVTKERIVEEPKVMVVEHVIPVLKVKKADHAVEIDGAGAEWLQEDARAAAADDDDERVTSRACCTN
- a CDS encoding hypothetical protein (encoded by transcript BEWA_033400A), with the translated sequence MIFCAVNRSGLKDTGETIHFPIRKIYAIADTFSLILPYIISYLHKGNKIINGIPNSYYFCSSLVQM
- a CDS encoding ADP-ribosylation factor GTPase-activating, putative (encoded by transcript BEWA_033410A), with protein sequence MSGTDFIGKVCSIDGNNFCADCGSRAPRWASVNLGVLLCINCSGIHRTLGVHLSQVKSLTLDNLKPEWIKVLMSIGNEVANAYYLHKLPPNIPKYHVTTAPSDMEVWIRNKYEKRIYSMDGIEEPCTLLAKGYNPRDIILNKSANFSRAPMAAQTRPHQADDKSRQTNIFDFDNQVNPVLNQSGNAGSYGLPGDFNPFSNETSQKVTDEYWPSGPGNNKNTVKPPRGAPNSSSPHMDITDPDKLRDAKIDAAKHSIAKLFQNPSQIGFKNSSYQQTVSIIHPQKIRFQKPNCVSDGTLDFDLSEIKEKLANFNKNL
- a CDS encoding hypothetical protein (encoded by transcript BEWA_033420A), translating into MGETNDRFYYPDSSLHDVKEDVLPDVHIEAQTGDWHTSSTFKESNSLGSLLSNELPWQVKWYLKLNPSKSPEELRIDPSWSYETPKLETFMGRRENNSPEITLTLESGKTHLQTLKTISSCILSGVTQESLKAQAFNRSTEKKTSDDGTASILSAQFQMPSNEDGKTKHSILESLNIANNKKTKAGYSRK
- a CDS encoding hypothetical protein (encoded by transcript BEWA_033430A), giving the protein MMHTYYLLGFVIFSCFVSDVLCKLLYRLEPHLSQSKILNFSKTHIHPSVENDQDSEDTNQQSSTYEPGEEVNDDQQGQTEEHNNLENETENRKYNPEPSNQFDNYKEPKESPYDHSSARTENVDINQHTKKGDNDSNNKIVDDINKDEQIHNMHQDAGDMIKKADETKTMAEDIKNSYKNATTNESGDNPHTHTDSHSIPKVPGTMYLRDVMYCIGEGNIVITNNTTTIPKDNDKEEKVDPMKSIISATRSLYERGRQKNLPISEPDDLSTPEQVYAALNALEYIIDGYCHSKIDIKDESPKDDAENTAEENSENPVGDDATEPSRFMQSSHLGNDEDEEDDEYGEGEEEEEKGEDTVNKESSHELNPHKAAEQIKGVSLKLYLTVIN
- a CDS encoding signal peptide-containing protein (encoded by transcript BEWA_033440A) codes for the protein MIAFSGFRWLVSPKLALTLVLMLSTINVHFLNAILHCNGRIITGKYDNKAFIIPNTSQNSIYISRSPQRKFYTHGALKNATLGQNSVAKSEGSLLSKIWSSIKSVFLKKSKNIKSVNFQKKHFFGSTIPEGSSSGSSSYFKSMPTQNLSDNIIHQNFRNDNTTLLQTLPAESPYENLVRFTPSEILAKFMDLASPRVKDAVRTIVGSLVGSFYRYSIETTLITTTDRLASLIYNLQMTGYMLCNAEFRYSLSQHFAPKKKDLDRDDSVADSPQKMSGSKTSQINVVSSRPDNNTVAIPSGLENNEGDLLSYIRKLPEEHANGLFDYLTTDVIDAMKASADTAIETLTAGVVTSAPMNPQSSRMIVQQTGTSAMQLCFWQLALGYCFRDLEAKIELNEALNRK